The sequence GCGAGCATTTCTTTCGTTACTTCGCCGACGAGCACGTCTGTGACAACGTTGTTTTGATCAATGATGTAAGTCGTGGGCAATGATGAAGGCTTAAACGCTTGCATAAATACTCCTTCAGAATCAAAGAAAACCGGCAGCGTCAAGTCTTGCTCTTCGATAAACTCGATCGCATCTTCAGGGCGCAATTCTTTCGACTGGCTGTTGACAGTGATGACAGACACTCCTTTATTTCGGTAGTCTTCTTCCAATTCCATTAATGCTGGCATTTCCCGTATACACGGTTCGCACCATGATGCCCACACATTTAAGACGAGCACACCGTCTTGGTAATCGCTAAAAGAAGCGCTCGAGCCCTTATATACGTCAAGCTCTATGTCCAAAAATTGATCCCCAGCCTGTACCGGTTTTGATTCTCCATTAAATTGCCACACAAAAAACACAATCGCTATGCATGCTCCAGCAAGCACAACGAATGTCCATCTCCGTTTCTGCATTGGTGCGGTTGCCCCTTTCCGATTAGCCAAAAGTTTGCTAGAATAAAACAGTTCGATTTATATCAAACTAATAAGCAGAAGGGAATTCACTTATGAGTTTACTAGAAGCAGTTATCCTTGGACTTGTTCAAGGAATTACAGAGTTTTTGCCGATTTCCAGTTCCGCCCATTTGATTATTGTCCAATCCCTGTTCGGCATGACATTTGCCGGCTTTAGCTTTGAAATTCTTCTTCATCTTGCTTCAGTTCTTGCGGTTATTCTTTATTACCGCCATGATTTGATTGAGATTATTCGCGGTTTTTTTGCCTATTTCACAAAGCGAACACCGCAAAATAAAGCAATGTTTTGGTTTGCTATTTATTTAGTTATCGCCACAGGCATTACTGGTGTTGCTGGCATTTTGTTCGAAGATTACATAAGCGAAACGTTTAAAGCGCCTATCTTTATTGCCTTAGCACTTGCGGTCACCGGTCTATTCTTAATCATTATAGAACGTTTTGTCCGCCACGGAAACCGCACAGAAAAAGAAATGACGATTTGGGATTCAATTATCGTGGGGCTTGGCCAATGCCTGGCGCTCATTCCTGGGCTTTCACGCTCTGGAACGACGTTAATTGTCGGCATGTTTGCTGGTCTGACAAAGGAAACAGCTGTCCGCTTTTCCTTTTTACTATCCATCCCGGTTATTTTAGGGTCTTCCGTGTTGGCAATTGATGATTTGATTTCAGGGGAATTGCTCGCGAGCACAGGCTTATTTGAGCTTGTCGCTTCCTTTGTTGTCACGTTTATTGCCTCTTGGCTTGGGATTGTCTTTTTCTTGAACCTTGTCCGCAAAAGCAAACTTGTCTATTTTGCCGTCTATTGTTTTATCGTCGCCATTCTCGTCTTTATTTTCCAAGATACATTGGGACATGCAGACATTTAAATTTTGTAAGACACACCATAAAACGAGTTGGGCTTAGCTGAAATTAAAGTAAGTATCCGCCGGTAGAACCGGCGGTTTTAATTTCGCCCTATAAGGGCACTTTACCAACGAAGTCCCTAAAGGGACCTCTGAAGGGACCGCCAACCGTTTCCTACTTTACTTATCTTTAAATGGGTCGACGTACTCCCTCTTTGTCATTTGATCGCGCAATCGATCCTCCGCTTCTTGTTCGCGGATGTATTTTTCAATTGTTTTTTGATTTAGTCCTACTGTACTCACGTAATAGCCTTTTGCCCAAAACGTGCGATTTCCATGGTTGTATTTTAAGTTTGCGTGACGATCATGGATCATCAACGAACTTTTCCCTTTCAAATACCCCATGAAATACGATACCGACATTTTTGGCGGAATTTTCACCAGCATGTGTATGTGATCAATCATCGCATGGGCTTCGATAATTTCTACATCTTTCATTTCACATAACCTTCTCAAAATAGCTCCAATATCTTTTCGCAACTTCCCATAGACAATCTTTCGTCTATACTTAGGGATAAACACGATATGATACTTACAATTCCATCTTGTGTGTGATAAACTGTTGTCACTCATGGGTGAGATCTCCTTTCGTTGATAGAAGTTGGTTTGGCGGCCAAGTTCTATTATAACGATTGGAGATTTTTTCATCACTAGACCTCTCTAGAAGTTTCGTTTTCACACGTGCAGAGCACGTGGTTTCAAACCCATATTAATGAAAAGGAGTACGCTTATCGATGAGCGTACTCCTTTTTGTCTAGACTTTTGGTTTTCCTGTGTTTGGCTATTGTTCCTGGCGGTGTACTTTCGCAGATTGACCGCCAGGAGTGCGAACCCCATTTCCTTTTTCACCTTTTCGTTTCCTCTTACGGAGAAACAAGTGAAACGCAAATGAGTCGCTCTACATCGATTTTCCGTGTCTCTCCCGTCTGTATGTGTGTCTGTTTTTGGTGGTCCCACTATCCTTTAACTGCTCCTTGAGTCATCCCTTCCACAATTTGTTTTTCCATAAATAAATAGAAGAGAATTGTTGGGACGAGCACAATCGTCAAAGCAGCCATTTGTGCTGTATAGTTTGTCGAATGCTGTCCTGCAAAATTCGCAAGACCGAGTGGCAATGTACTTAATAGATCATCATTAATGAGGACGAGTGCAAAACTAAACTCATTCCAATTGTTAATGAAATTAATAATAATAACGGTAGCTAGAACAGGGCGTGTCATTGGCAAAATAATCGACCAAAAGATCTTAAACACGCCGGCTCCGTCCATAATCGCAGACTCTTCAATCTCTTTTGAGAACGACTTCATAAAGCTCGTTAATAAGAAGATCGTAATAGACAAGTTAAAGGCAATATACGGGAAGATAAGCGCTAATCTCGTATCAAGCAAGCCAATGGTTTGCATTAAGATAAACATGGGTACAAGCGTGGCGTGAATGGGCACTAGTAAGCCTAGAATGAAAAAAGAGTAAAGTAATTTCTGGCCTTTAAATTGAAATCTTGCTAGGAAATAAGAGGCTAGTGCACCGAACAGTACCGTTAGGATAACGGCCACCCCGCCAACGAATACGCTATTAAAAAAGTACGTATTAATATTGGCTGTAAACCAAGCCTCCACATAATTCGCCCACACCCATTCTGTCGGTAAACCAAATGGGTTTAACGCAAATTCCTGACCTGATTTAAATGAATTAAGGATCATCCAAATAATCGGATAGGCATTGACAATCGCAAACACCATTAAGATTAGATAGATCAGCACTCGTGTTGCTCGTTTTTTGAACCGTGCTGTGCTTTCATTTATTTCTTTTCTAGGAACTGGTTGATGATCTACTTGCATAATGCTAACCTCCTTTATGCTCGTCTCGCTCCGCTACGTTTTGTTAGAAGCACGTTGGCAAATACAATAATTGTGATACTAAAGACAAAGATTAACACTGAAATAGCACTTCCATACCCGTAGCGTAGCCCTTGAAATGTTTCTGTGTACATATAGGTAGCCATAACCTCTGTAGCATTCGCTGGCCCGCCGCCAGTCATTACATAGATCAAGTCAAAGGTCTTTAAGCTGCCGCTAATACAGAGAACGACTGCGATGATAATGACACCCCAGATCGATGGTAGTGTAACATAGCGGGTTTTCTGCCATTCTGTTGCTCCATCTAGCTCTGCAGCTTCCAAAATGTCTTTCGGTACCGTTTGCAAAGCAGATAAAAAGATGATGAAGTAAAGACCGACAAATTGCCAAATAATAACGGCGGCAATCGCGTACATCGCATAATCAGGATTGCCGAGCCAATTTTGCGCAAGCGCGCTTAGACCAAGGTTATTTAGTAGATGATTTAATAGTCCTTGCTCCACGTTGTAAATCATTCGCCACGTCAGCGAAATAACAACAGTTGATATCACGACAGGGAGAAAGGCAATCGTCCGAAAAAACTTCGCTCCTTTTATTTTGCGGTTTAACAACAAAGCAAGCACAAGCGCTATCGGGATTTGCCCAAATATAGAAGCGGCAACAACAATTAAATTGTTTCGAACAGACAGCCAAAACACTGAATCACTAAGAATGGCCCTAAAATTCGCTAGACCTACATAGTCCATCGGTGAAAATCCGTTCCACGACATGAAAGAGTAATAGAACGAGATAAAAATCGGAATGATGCTAAAGATACAATAAACAAGCAAGGCTGGTATTACGCCAAGTGCAATTTTCCACCGGCTTTTTAATAAATGCACCTGGATCACGTCCTTTCAGCACTCCTATATTGGAAGCGTTTTCTAAATCCATTGTAATGCGACTCTTTTCGGTTAAAAATCCTAAAAGTTACGATTCTATCTGTTTTTCTCTTCTATCTCGGGTTACATTCAGTCGTCGGTACTGAGTTGGCGTCAATCCGACTTGCTTCTTAAACACTTGCACAAAATATTTGTATTCTTTGTAGCCCACATACTCGGCAATTTCAAAGACTTTATTCGATGTGGTTAGCAATAGCTCTGCCGATTTTTCGATACGGAGGCGATTTACATACTCTGAGAAACTCTGACCTGTTTCTTTTTTGAAAAGCATGCTGAAATAATTTGGCGTAATAAAATGACGCTCAGCCACTTCTGCCGCCCGCAAATCTTGCTGATAATGCTTGTGAATGTAATGTTTAATCTTCTCAATCATCCAGTTATTCTGTTCGTCTTCTTTTAATTCTCCAAGAAAATCGACGAGATCACGAAGAAATAGTTCTTCAATTGCGCTTGATGTGTTGTAATAACGGAGATCAAGTTTTCCGTGTAACCGTAGTTCAATGGAATCAAACGATCTATTCGGCAACCGCTTTTGGAGCGCTTGTTTTATTCTTATTTCCAGCCCTTGGCAAACCTCCACGATGTAGCGAAGGGAATATCCTTTTGCCATTAGCTCCGAGACGACATGGCGAATACATTCTGCTAGTTTACTTTCATCATGTTGTAGCACGGTTTCCAATAAACGATGTTCCGTTTTGTCAAGATCAAACGCTTCTTGATCACATTCAATGCCTTTCGTATAGAGGCCAATCCCATGACCGCGCAGATCGTCAAGAAGACGAAGCGCTTGCTGGTAACTGGTGGAAAGAGACTCGCCAATCGACGAAGCCACGGTTTGAATGGGATACGGGCTCTGTTTGAGGACCTCTTCCCACACTTCATGAAGCCAGAAATCTGAAAGCATGTCTGAGTGGTCGCTAAACACTACTGTCAATAACTCATTTTCATAACCAATAAGGGAAATTTGCTTCACACCATAAGCTTCACATGTCTTTTCTACGACGTGCCTTACTTTATCTTGTATTTGTTTACTTTCTTCTGTAGGAACCGCCTTAAAGAGGTGAGCATATCCCGACACTTCGCTAATCAAAAGCCGAAACATGCCACACGATTGCGTTTGCTTGACGTCAATTTGTTCTGATAGAGGGATGTGAAACAACACATGCCGAATCCAATCGTGAGCTTGGCTGCTTTTCAGCTTTTTGTCATCGACGATTTTTTGTGTCACTTGTTTCACAAGCTCCATTAATTCATCCACATCCACCGGTTTCAGTAAATAGTCTTCTATTCCTAAACGAAGCGCTTGGCGTGCATAGTCGAATTTATCGTAGCCACTAATAATGATCATCTTCGTTTCCGGCTTTTCATGAACGATATACTCCGCAAGTGCAAGTCCATCCATTTCAGGCATCGAGATATCCGTTAAGATTAAATCAACTGGCTGTTGTTCTAGTTTTTGTAAAGCTTGCTTCCCATTAAAAGCAGTGTCAACCACTTCTACACCAAGACTTTCCCAAGGAATCGTTTGTACAAGCCCTTGACAAATGACTGGTTCATCATCCACGATTAGCATCCGTATGCTCATGAGCCACTCCCTCCTTGTCAATTAGCTTCCGGTGCTCCCTTTCACTTTCTACGTATGGAATGCATACACGAATGTGAGCACCTTCTTTAGTAGCCACCGCTAATAGTCCACAGGTTCCACCAAACGTCTTCTTTAAGCGTTCGTGCGTGTTGCGTAAAGCAAAACCATGGCCATTTTTATCTTTGGTATTCAAAAAGTAATTAAATTCGTCTACATCTACCTGAAGCCCGATGCCGTTGTCAAGTACATCAATCACAACAAAGTCGCCATTCCGATAGGCTCGGATCCGAATCGTATTCGTTTGCTTAATTTCAACAAATCCATGACGGAGACAATTTTCCACTAACGGTTGCAAAATTAGCTTCAAGATAAGACTTCGTTCAATGCCTGCCTCCATCCGCACTGAAAATGTGAGCTGGCCGCCAAGCCTCCGTTTTTGCAACTCCAAATAGCTTTGGACGTAATTCATTTCATCATGAAGCGTAATGTAAAGCTTTCCCTGACTAAGACTAATGCGAAATAGTCTTGATAAATGTTCAATACTTTTGCCAGTCTCAAATGCTTTCTCAAGCCTAGCTGTCCACCGAATCATATCTAATGTGTTGTACAAAAAATGAGGGTTGATGTGACTTTGCAGCGCTTTCAATTCTGATTCTTTATTCTGAATTTCCAGCGTATATTTTGTGTCAATCAACCGCTGAATTTGACTAACTGCTTTATTAAAGCGTGAGCCCAACTGGCCGATTTCGTCTTGTGAACGGACTTTCACTTGTGCAGCAAAATCACCTTCTTCAAGCCGCTTTGTCTCTTTCGTTAATTCAGTAATTGGCTTAATAATCGTTAGCATAAATCCGGCAATCGCTATAAGACCTATTCCACCTGCAACGGCCATAATAATTTGCATCGTTTGTCGAATTCCTTTAAATTCATCAAGGATATACTCTTCTCGCACCGTTGAAATCAGCGACATATCCGTCCCTTCAACGTTCCGAGTAATTGCGTAGTACACTTCCCCGTTTGTCTCATACTGAAAAAAAGCATCGCCTTCATGTACTTGCTGGACAACTTCTTGATTTGGATACATTTCGCCAACAAGATGAGGATCACGATGGGAGAGAACGAGCCCATTCTCTTGCATTAAGATCATTTCATCATTCGGATGCAAATACCGACTCGTCATATGATGAAATAACTCGCGTTCATCAAGGCGAATTCGTACATTTCCTATTGGTTCGGTAATATCGTAAAGATTGTTGATTACACGAAAAAGCGAAAGAATGGTATAATCTTCTGTTTCCCATCCTGTCCGTGTTAACACATAAGGATTGGTCCACACGACTCTACCCAATTCAGCTTGAGCCGCTTCCTCCCACATCGATTCATTCCCACTTATCCTTTCACCAAGATGAAGTTGGACACCATTGACTCCTTCAATCTGAGCAGAATGAAAATAAGGTTTGTTGTTTAAATGAAACGTAAAGAAGCCACGAATATGATCTCTAAGTCGTTGCATCTCTTCTGGATCACTGCCAGCCCCCTCAACCGGAAGGGTAAAGTATTGACGGAACTCCTGGCTATAAATCATGTAACTCGATAGCTCTTCTACCTCTTCCATCACACCGAGCAAATTCGATTCAATATGGCGTAAATTCTGTTCATTTCGTTCAATGACTTGTTTTTCTAGAATGGTATTGGATTGATAGTAAACCAATAGACTAATCGTTAAGGCCGGAATTAAAATAAGCGATAATAAAATTAAGACCGATTTCCAGCGTAAGCTCCAATGACGAAACACCCATTTGCTCATCGTAAGTGACAGTCCCTTTTTAGTGAGTAGTTGGAAAAGAGCAGCCCCATCCTATTCAAGAATGTTCTGCTCTTTGTTATTTACTATAGCATTATTGGGCATCTACTGTGTTTTGAATGTTTTGTGCAGCCTCCTCTGGTGTCGAGCGTCCAATGGTAATGGCTTGTAGCTCATTTTGCAGCACGTTGTTTACTGCCTGTGGAAGAACCGCATCATAGACAGGGGCTGGTGGAGCATCTTGCGATAATTCAAGCATGTCTAAAAAGAGTGGATCAAGATCAGCATTTTCAGGCATCTCCACTTCAGCAGCCACGACACGCCCTACACCAATTAGATCTTTATAAAAATCTTCATTAAACATCCACTTTAAGAACGTTTCAGCTGCTTCTCGTTTTTCGTCCGATAAGTCCGCATTCAACGACCATGAATTACCGTACACAGTCGAAATTGTTCCTGAATCACCTAGAGGAAACGGGGCAATGCCGACGTTCATCTCATCGGGCTTGTTTGTCAAAATGCTAATAGCTCCCCAGTTTCCATCAATGACCATGGCTGAGCGCTCTTGCAAAAAGTATTCAATCATTTGGTTATCATCAATGGTATTCAGGTCTTCATTAAACGCTTCAATTTCAACAAGCTCTTCAATAACTTCTAATGCCTCTACAAATTCCGGGTCTGTGAATGAACGCTCTCCGTCAAGTACTTGCGGAATAAAATCATTGCCAGTGAAACGATCGGCTATTGTTGAAATATAAACGGATTGCAGAA is a genomic window of Shouchella clausii containing:
- a CDS encoding TlpA family protein disulfide reductase, which translates into the protein MQKRRWTFVVLAGACIAIVFFVWQFNGESKPVQAGDQFLDIELDVYKGSSASFSDYQDGVLVLNVWASWCEPCIREMPALMELEEDYRNKGVSVITVNSQSKELRPEDAIEFIEEQDLTLPVFFDSEGVFMQAFKPSSLPTTYIIDQNNVVTDVLVGEVTKEMLANKLQELL
- a CDS encoding undecaprenyl-diphosphate phosphatase, yielding MSLLEAVILGLVQGITEFLPISSSAHLIIVQSLFGMTFAGFSFEILLHLASVLAVILYYRHDLIEIIRGFFAYFTKRTPQNKAMFWFAIYLVIATGITGVAGILFEDYISETFKAPIFIALALAVTGLFLIIIERFVRHGNRTEKEMTIWDSIIVGLGQCLALIPGLSRSGTTLIVGMFAGLTKETAVRFSFLLSIPVILGSSVLAIDDLISGELLASTGLFELVASFVVTFIASWLGIVFFLNLVRKSKLVYFAVYCFIVAILVFIFQDTLGHADI
- the tnpA gene encoding IS200/IS605 family transposase; translated protein: MSDNSLSHTRWNCKYHIVFIPKYRRKIVYGKLRKDIGAILRRLCEMKDVEIIEAHAMIDHIHMLVKIPPKMSVSYFMGYLKGKSSLMIHDRHANLKYNHGNRTFWAKGYYVSTVGLNQKTIEKYIREQEAEDRLRDQMTKREYVDPFKDK
- a CDS encoding carbohydrate ABC transporter permease, with translation MQVDHQPVPRKEINESTARFKKRATRVLIYLILMVFAIVNAYPIIWMILNSFKSGQEFALNPFGLPTEWVWANYVEAWFTANINTYFFNSVFVGGVAVILTVLFGALASYFLARFQFKGQKLLYSFFILGLLVPIHATLVPMFILMQTIGLLDTRLALIFPYIAFNLSITIFLLTSFMKSFSKEIEESAIMDGAGVFKIFWSIILPMTRPVLATVIIINFINNWNEFSFALVLINDDLLSTLPLGLANFAGQHSTNYTAQMAALTIVLVPTILFYLFMEKQIVEGMTQGAVKG
- a CDS encoding carbohydrate ABC transporter permease, translated to MHLLKSRWKIALGVIPALLVYCIFSIIPIFISFYYSFMSWNGFSPMDYVGLANFRAILSDSVFWLSVRNNLIVVAASIFGQIPIALVLALLLNRKIKGAKFFRTIAFLPVVISTVVISLTWRMIYNVEQGLLNHLLNNLGLSALAQNWLGNPDYAMYAIAAVIIWQFVGLYFIIFLSALQTVPKDILEAAELDGATEWQKTRYVTLPSIWGVIIIAVVLCISGSLKTFDLIYVMTGGGPANATEVMATYMYTETFQGLRYGYGSAISVLIFVFSITIIVFANVLLTKRSGARRA
- a CDS encoding response regulator transcription factor, which translates into the protein MSIRMLIVDDEPVICQGLVQTIPWESLGVEVVDTAFNGKQALQKLEQQPVDLILTDISMPEMDGLALAEYIVHEKPETKMIIISGYDKFDYARQALRLGIEDYLLKPVDVDELMELVKQVTQKIVDDKKLKSSQAHDWIRHVLFHIPLSEQIDVKQTQSCGMFRLLISEVSGYAHLFKAVPTEESKQIQDKVRHVVEKTCEAYGVKQISLIGYENELLTVVFSDHSDMLSDFWLHEVWEEVLKQSPYPIQTVASSIGESLSTSYQQALRLLDDLRGHGIGLYTKGIECDQEAFDLDKTEHRLLETVLQHDESKLAECIRHVVSELMAKGYSLRYIVEVCQGLEIRIKQALQKRLPNRSFDSIELRLHGKLDLRYYNTSSAIEELFLRDLVDFLGELKEDEQNNWMIEKIKHYIHKHYQQDLRAAEVAERHFITPNYFSMLFKKETGQSFSEYVNRLRIEKSAELLLTTSNKVFEIAEYVGYKEYKYFVQVFKKQVGLTPTQYRRLNVTRDRREKQIES
- a CDS encoding cache domain-containing sensor histidine kinase, producing the protein MSKWVFRHWSLRWKSVLILLSLILIPALTISLLVYYQSNTILEKQVIERNEQNLRHIESNLLGVMEEVEELSSYMIYSQEFRQYFTLPVEGAGSDPEEMQRLRDHIRGFFTFHLNNKPYFHSAQIEGVNGVQLHLGERISGNESMWEEAAQAELGRVVWTNPYVLTRTGWETEDYTILSLFRVINNLYDITEPIGNVRIRLDERELFHHMTSRYLHPNDEMILMQENGLVLSHRDPHLVGEMYPNQEVVQQVHEGDAFFQYETNGEVYYAITRNVEGTDMSLISTVREEYILDEFKGIRQTMQIIMAVAGGIGLIAIAGFMLTIIKPITELTKETKRLEEGDFAAQVKVRSQDEIGQLGSRFNKAVSQIQRLIDTKYTLEIQNKESELKALQSHINPHFLYNTLDMIRWTARLEKAFETGKSIEHLSRLFRISLSQGKLYITLHDEMNYVQSYLELQKRRLGGQLTFSVRMEAGIERSLILKLILQPLVENCLRHGFVEIKQTNTIRIRAYRNGDFVVIDVLDNGIGLQVDVDEFNYFLNTKDKNGHGFALRNTHERLKKTFGGTCGLLAVATKEGAHIRVCIPYVESEREHRKLIDKEGVAHEHTDANRG
- a CDS encoding extracellular solute-binding protein, giving the protein MLNGLKGGKLFYTGAAMCMVTLLAACGGSTEDTSGSGDGDVVELSFWASANPDRDDFKLTMDRVEQFNAEHDDIQLNVETTPHADYRTRLNTQAAGGQLPDIFQVWPGAELQPLVDGNAVGSLNNIVDNWTGNGLLNEDALADFTFNGEVYAIPSVQNPTSFVFYNVDMLEELGYDEFPQTYDEFKELIADLREEDTTPIALGNSASWVLQSVYISTIADRFTGNDFIPQVLDGERSFTDPEFVEALEVIEELVEIEAFNEDLNTIDDNQMIEYFLQERSAMVIDGNWGAISILTNKPDEMNVGIAPFPLGDSGTISTVYGNSWSLNADLSDEKREAAETFLKWMFNEDFYKDLIGVGRVVAAEVEMPENADLDPLFLDMLELSQDAPPAPVYDAVLPQAVNNVLQNELQAITIGRSTPEEAAQNIQNTVDAQ